A part of Deltaproteobacteria bacterium genomic DNA contains:
- the groES gene encoding co-chaperone GroES has translation MKVQPLHDRILVKRIDEEQKTKGGIIIPDTAKEKPQEGKVVAVGKGKVLDDGKLQELAVKKGDKILFSKYAGTEIKLEGDEHIIIREDDVLAILE, from the coding sequence ATGAAGGTCCAACCGCTGCACGACCGCATCCTCGTCAAGCGCATCGACGAGGAGCAGAAGACCAAGGGCGGCATCATCATCCCCGACACGGCCAAGGAGAAGCCGCAGGAGGGCAAGGTGGTGGCCGTCGGCAAGGGCAAGGTGCTCGACGACGGCAAGCTCCAGGAGCTCGCCGTGAAGAAGGGCGACAAGATCCTGTTCAGCAAGTACGCCGGCACCGAGATCAAGCTGGAAGGCGACGAACACATCATCATCCGCGAGGACGACGTCCTCGCCATCCTCGAGTAG
- a CDS encoding 6-carboxytetrahydropterin synthase: MTRRYRFPAAHVLRNERFSEAENRRIYGKCAHPSGHGHDYGLEVTVTGPLDPRTGAIVPVAELDALVRERVLDRLGHRLLNEDPWFAVAVPTAENIALAVRRELGAALAERGAARLARIRLEETRRNAFECGEEP, encoded by the coding sequence TTGACCCGCCGCTACCGCTTTCCCGCTGCCCACGTGCTGCGCAACGAGCGCTTCTCGGAGGCCGAGAACCGCCGGATCTACGGCAAGTGCGCCCACCCGAGCGGCCACGGGCACGACTACGGGCTCGAGGTCACCGTGACCGGCCCGCTCGACCCGCGCACGGGCGCGATCGTGCCCGTGGCGGAGCTCGACGCGCTCGTGCGCGAGCGGGTGCTCGACCGGCTCGGGCACCGGCTCCTGAACGAAGACCCGTGGTTCGCCGTGGCGGTACCGACCGCGGAGAACATCGCGCTCGCCGTGCGCCGGGAGCTCGGCGCGGCGCTGGCCGAGCGCGGGGCGGCGCGGCTCGCGCGCATCCGTCTCGAGGAGACGCGCCGGAACGCCTTCGAATGTGGAGAGGAACCTTGA
- a CDS encoding peptidylprolyl isomerase, with protein MLEALRRSQRWLMGAVVFLVGGVFVAYLGLGGPMASGPSSGAVVELDGRRYTLQDVQRSREQQEARLRESLGDAFDAAGAGAYLDQMAAESLIQRAVLASEAEQLGLRATDDEIRHILRRIFPTPEGTIDAAAAREFGERRFGSERRFASEIRDDILTTKLLQLIDAGVEVSDAEVRDALRYQREAVKLALVVLDPAKPSAEVEVEDAPVEALLAGEAPRVHAFYDEHPERYKQPERVRARHLLLRVAPGASEEEVAAVRARAEAALARIRGGEDFAAVASELSEDPGSKSQGGDLGFFARGQMVPPFEEVAFSLEPGTVSEVVKTDFGFHVIRVEERKAAEERSFDDAAREIAEGLVREDRARELVGEQATALAEAVRGGQTLVDAARELGIEIQRTDWITRHPDGFVPGVGAAPELVVAAFALTSEQPTSPRVFESGDRKVMVELLERRTPTPEELATDLPAERERLRDALRAEARNAWLEAARKRLQEEGRLRVDLSPLLQPGATETG; from the coding sequence ATGCTCGAGGCGCTGCGCCGCAGCCAACGCTGGCTCATGGGAGCGGTGGTCTTCCTGGTCGGCGGCGTGTTCGTGGCCTACCTCGGGCTCGGCGGGCCGATGGCGTCGGGCCCCTCCTCGGGCGCGGTCGTCGAGCTCGACGGCCGCCGCTACACGCTCCAGGACGTCCAGCGCTCGCGCGAGCAGCAGGAGGCCCGCCTGCGCGAGAGCCTCGGCGACGCCTTCGACGCCGCCGGCGCCGGCGCCTACCTCGACCAGATGGCGGCCGAGTCGCTGATCCAGCGCGCGGTCCTGGCCAGCGAGGCCGAGCAGCTCGGCCTGCGCGCCACCGACGACGAGATCCGGCACATCCTCCGCAGGATCTTCCCGACGCCCGAGGGGACGATCGACGCGGCCGCTGCCCGCGAGTTCGGCGAGCGGCGGTTCGGAAGCGAGCGGCGCTTCGCGAGCGAGATCCGCGACGACATCCTCACCACCAAGCTGCTCCAGCTGATCGACGCCGGGGTCGAGGTCTCGGACGCCGAGGTGCGCGACGCGCTCCGCTACCAGCGCGAGGCCGTGAAGCTCGCCCTGGTGGTCCTGGACCCCGCGAAGCCCTCCGCCGAGGTCGAGGTGGAGGATGCCCCGGTCGAGGCCCTGCTCGCGGGCGAGGCTCCGCGCGTGCACGCGTTCTACGACGAGCATCCCGAGCGCTACAAGCAGCCCGAGCGGGTGCGTGCGCGCCACCTGCTGCTGCGCGTCGCACCCGGCGCCAGCGAGGAGGAGGTCGCGGCCGTGCGCGCGCGCGCGGAGGCCGCGCTCGCACGGATCCGGGGCGGCGAGGATTTCGCCGCCGTCGCGAGCGAGCTCAGCGAGGACCCGGGCTCGAAGAGCCAGGGCGGCGACCTCGGCTTCTTCGCCCGCGGGCAGATGGTGCCCCCGTTCGAGGAGGTGGCCTTCTCGCTCGAGCCGGGGACGGTCAGCGAGGTCGTGAAGACCGACTTCGGCTTCCACGTGATCCGCGTCGAGGAGCGCAAGGCGGCCGAGGAGCGCAGCTTCGACGACGCGGCGCGCGAGATCGCCGAGGGACTGGTCCGCGAGGACCGCGCGCGCGAGCTCGTCGGGGAGCAGGCCACCGCGCTCGCGGAGGCGGTGCGGGGCGGCCAGACGCTCGTCGACGCCGCGCGCGAGCTCGGGATCGAGATCCAGCGCACCGACTGGATCACGCGCCACCCCGACGGCTTCGTCCCCGGGGTCGGCGCCGCCCCGGAGCTCGTGGTGGCAGCCTTCGCGCTGACCTCCGAGCAGCCGACCTCGCCGCGCGTCTTCGAGAGCGGAGACAGGAAGGTGATGGTCGAGCTGCTCGAGCGGCGCACGCCCACGCCCGAGGAGCTGGCCACCGACCTGCCCGCCGAGCGCGAGCGGCTGCGCGACGCGCTGCGCGCCGAGGCCCGCAATGCCTGGCTCGAGGCCGCCCGCAAGCGCCTCCAGGAGGAGGGCCGCCTGCGGGTCGACCTGTCGCCCCTGCTGCAGCCGGGAGCGACCGAGACCGGCTGA
- a CDS encoding rod shape-determining protein, with protein MLNRILGWFSSDLAIDLGTANTLVYAKGKGIVVSEPSVVAVTKDGRGPDKVRAVGREAKEMLGRTPGNIVAIRPMKDGVIADFEITEAMLRYFIMRVHNRSTLVRPRIVVAVPSGITEVEKRAVRESAMSAGAREVYLIEEPMAAAIGAGLPVTEPSGNMIVDIGGGTTEVAVLSLSGIVYSNSTRVGGDKMDEAIINYVKRKYNLLIGERTAELVKVTIGTAFPIDAIQSMEIKGRDLVAGVPKTLELKSDEICEALAEPVNTVVESVKIALESTPPELSADIVDKGIVMTGGGALLANLDLLLREATGLPVMLAEDPLTAVVLGTGRCLDELELLREVAVRS; from the coding sequence TTGCTGAACCGCATCCTCGGCTGGTTCTCGAGCGACCTCGCGATCGATCTCGGCACCGCGAACACCCTGGTCTACGCGAAGGGCAAGGGCATCGTGGTCTCGGAGCCGAGCGTCGTGGCCGTCACCAAGGACGGTCGCGGCCCCGACAAGGTGCGGGCGGTGGGACGCGAGGCGAAGGAGATGCTCGGCCGCACGCCGGGCAACATCGTCGCGATCCGCCCGATGAAGGACGGGGTCATCGCCGACTTCGAGATCACCGAGGCGATGCTCCGCTACTTCATCATGCGCGTGCACAACCGCTCGACGCTGGTGCGGCCGCGGATCGTGGTGGCGGTGCCCTCGGGCATCACCGAGGTGGAGAAGCGCGCGGTGCGCGAGTCGGCGATGTCGGCAGGCGCGCGCGAGGTGTACCTGATCGAGGAGCCGATGGCGGCCGCGATCGGAGCCGGGCTCCCGGTCACGGAGCCGTCGGGGAACATGATCGTCGACATCGGCGGCGGCACCACCGAGGTGGCCGTGCTGTCGCTCTCGGGCATCGTCTACTCGAACTCGACGCGCGTGGGCGGCGACAAGATGGACGAGGCGATCATCAACTACGTGAAGCGCAAGTACAACCTGCTGATCGGCGAGCGCACGGCCGAGCTGGTCAAGGTGACGATCGGCACGGCCTTCCCGATCGACGCGATCCAGAGCATGGAGATCAAGGGTCGCGACCTGGTGGCCGGCGTGCCCAAGACCCTCGAGCTCAAGAGCGACGAGATCTGCGAGGCGCTCGCGGAGCCCGTCAACACCGTCGTCGAGAGCGTCAAGATCGCCCTCGAGTCGACCCCGCCGGAGCTGTCGGCCGACATCGTGGACAAGGGCATCGTGATGACCGGTGGCGGGGCGCTGCTCGCCAACCTGGACCTCCTGCTGCGGGAGGCCACGGGGCTGCCCGTGATGCTGGCCGAGGATCCGCTCACGGCCGTGGTGCTGGGCACCGGCCGCTGTCTCGACGAGCTCGAGCTGCTTCGCGAAGTCGCAGTGCGTTCGTGA
- the mreC gene encoding rod shape-determining protein MreC — MLRVLLERLRVPLLLALLVGLALLAIASDRRALARGARDPGWLGGFFIEVAAPIQKALSAPVDGVRGAWGDYVALLEVRDENRELHERVAQLQEENLQFREALVESGRLRTIAEMRSAIEVPMRPAQVVGTDVSPWFHSVLIDRGRSDGVRAGMPVVTETGVVGIATATSRNAGRVLLLVDAQSSVDGIVQRSRARGIVKGTGGDGLEFEFFVRGDDVQVGDLVITSGFGGAYPKGLRVGEVVEVQADPAAFVHRAVLKPAVDFGRLEQVFVLLWRGPTLELLYEGEGDLPDRDEAAAPEPRPGS, encoded by the coding sequence ATGCTCCGCGTCCTGCTCGAGCGCCTGCGCGTCCCGCTGCTCCTGGCGCTGCTCGTCGGCCTCGCGCTCCTGGCCATCGCCTCCGACCGCCGGGCGCTGGCACGCGGCGCGCGGGATCCGGGCTGGCTCGGGGGCTTCTTCATCGAGGTGGCCGCGCCGATCCAGAAGGCGCTGTCGGCGCCGGTCGACGGCGTCCGTGGCGCGTGGGGCGACTACGTGGCGCTGCTCGAGGTGCGCGACGAGAACCGGGAGCTGCACGAGCGCGTGGCGCAGCTCCAGGAGGAGAACCTCCAGTTCCGGGAGGCGCTGGTGGAGAGCGGGCGCCTGCGGACGATCGCCGAGATGCGCAGCGCGATCGAGGTGCCGATGCGGCCCGCGCAGGTGGTCGGCACCGACGTGTCGCCCTGGTTCCACTCGGTGCTGATCGACCGCGGGCGCAGCGACGGCGTGCGGGCCGGCATGCCGGTCGTCACCGAGACCGGGGTGGTCGGGATCGCGACGGCGACTTCGCGCAACGCCGGCCGCGTGCTGCTCCTGGTCGACGCGCAGAGCTCGGTCGACGGGATCGTGCAGCGCAGCCGCGCGCGCGGGATCGTGAAGGGCACCGGCGGTGACGGCCTCGAGTTCGAATTCTTCGTGCGCGGCGACGACGTCCAGGTGGGCGACCTCGTGATCACCTCGGGCTTCGGTGGCGCCTACCCGAAGGGGCTGCGGGTGGGCGAGGTGGTCGAGGTGCAGGCGGATCCCGCGGCGTTCGTGCATCGGGCGGTGTTGAAGCCGGCGGTCGACTTCGGGCGCCTCGAGCAGGTCTTCGTCCTGCTCTGGCGCGGGCCCACGCTCGAGCTGCTCTACGAGGGCGAGGGCGACCTGCCGGACCGCGACGAAGCGGCCGCGCCGGAGCCGAGGCCGGGCTCGTGA
- a CDS encoding RNA polymerase sigma factor RpoD/SigA: protein MNAQRTPRKGLGGAIKQRRQTKARDELGAETDFSAIATVDQLVAHAARWTVARAGEDVRDRERSALVSYFRDIASIPTLTKDHEVLLAKEIEASTLAFRQGMRSIPMVADEVIGIWRELKAEERVTGKMSESFGSGSPDGEDLTAKVDEALARVEKLLGQRQATVGTGGRRSKEAAAALERLDRKLGRALDDADLSMQILGRIRLRLLEVRRELQRAQRDLASAEARKGADRAQRVRAARERLAALEVQVGVEAEPFLQRMRGIEDSWHRLMEVKNTFVQHNLKLVVAIAKDFRNMGITFQDLIQEGNLGLIRAVEKFDYHRGHKFSTYAVWWIRQAFIRAIQNHSRTIRIPSHVHDTLLKYHRAYAELETRLGREPTPVDLAKALKTTADQIEQLQRMTREPVSLEAEVRGTDTKQVKDYVKDPDAVSPMEGLDHVRLERETADGIALLSSREQNILRWRFGMSGEKEHTLEEIGAKLGLSRERVRQLEARALAKLRASEQGERLRSFVTPDAAA from the coding sequence ATGAACGCGCAGCGGACGCCGCGCAAAGGACTCGGTGGTGCCATCAAGCAGCGCCGCCAGACGAAGGCCCGGGATGAGCTCGGGGCCGAGACGGACTTCAGCGCCATCGCCACCGTCGATCAACTGGTCGCGCACGCGGCCCGTTGGACCGTGGCGCGCGCCGGGGAAGACGTGCGCGATCGCGAGCGCAGCGCGCTCGTCTCGTACTTCCGCGACATCGCGTCGATCCCGACGCTGACCAAGGACCACGAGGTCCTGCTCGCCAAGGAGATCGAGGCGTCGACGCTGGCCTTCCGCCAGGGCATGCGCTCGATCCCGATGGTCGCGGACGAGGTGATCGGGATCTGGCGCGAGCTGAAGGCCGAGGAGCGCGTGACCGGCAAGATGTCGGAGTCCTTCGGCTCCGGCTCGCCGGACGGCGAGGACCTCACGGCCAAGGTCGACGAGGCGCTGGCACGCGTCGAGAAGCTGCTCGGGCAGCGGCAGGCCACCGTCGGCACCGGCGGGCGCCGCAGCAAGGAGGCCGCGGCGGCGCTGGAGCGGCTCGACCGCAAGCTCGGCCGCGCGCTCGACGATGCCGACCTGTCGATGCAGATCCTGGGCCGGATCCGGCTCCGCCTGCTCGAGGTCCGGCGCGAGCTGCAGCGCGCGCAGCGTGACCTCGCATCGGCCGAGGCCCGCAAGGGCGCCGATCGCGCCCAGCGGGTGAGGGCTGCGCGCGAGCGACTTGCGGCGCTCGAGGTCCAGGTCGGTGTGGAGGCGGAGCCGTTCCTGCAGCGCATGCGCGGGATCGAGGACTCCTGGCATCGCCTCATGGAGGTGAAGAACACCTTCGTGCAGCACAACCTGAAGCTGGTGGTCGCGATCGCGAAGGACTTCCGGAACATGGGGATCACCTTCCAGGACCTGATCCAGGAGGGGAACCTCGGGCTGATCCGGGCCGTCGAGAAGTTCGACTACCACCGCGGCCACAAGTTCTCGACCTACGCCGTGTGGTGGATCCGCCAGGCCTTCATCCGGGCGATCCAGAACCACTCGCGCACGATCCGGATCCCGAGCCACGTGCACGACACGCTGCTCAAGTACCACCGCGCGTACGCGGAGCTCGAGACCCGCCTCGGCCGCGAGCCGACGCCGGTCGACCTGGCCAAGGCGCTGAAGACCACCGCCGACCAGATCGAGCAGCTCCAGCGCATGACCCGCGAGCCGGTGAGCCTGGAGGCGGAGGTCCGCGGGACCGACACCAAGCAGGTCAAGGACTACGTGAAGGACCCCGACGCGGTGTCGCCGATGGAGGGGCTCGACCACGTGCGCCTGGAGCGCGAGACCGCCGACGGGATCGCGCTGCTCTCTTCCCGCGAGCAGAACATCCTGCGCTGGCGATTCGGCATGAGCGGCGAGAAGGAGCACACGCTCGAGGAGATCGGCGCCAAGCTCGGACTGTCGCGCGAGCGCGTGCGCCAGCTCGAGGCACGCGCGCTGGCCAAGCTGCGCGCGTCCGAGCAGGGCGAGCGCCTGCGCTCGTTCGTCACGCCCGACGCCGCTGCCTAG
- the lexA gene encoding transcriptional repressor LexA yields the protein MALTRRQREIYDFVCAFIDEQGYSPSLEEIGARFGLSSVATVHKHVHQLVGKGWLRKSWNRARSLEPAGEEGVPQVTLPLLGTVAAGTPIEPIEIEERVAVPAGLVRRPDACFALRVRGDSMIDEQIRDGDTVVVERRAEARDGDTVVAVLRGEEATLKRFQRRGATVRLLPANARMKPIEAPARDVEIRGVVRALLRRY from the coding sequence ATGGCCCTGACCCGCCGCCAGCGCGAGATCTACGACTTCGTGTGCGCGTTCATCGACGAGCAGGGCTACTCGCCGAGCCTCGAGGAGATCGGGGCGCGCTTCGGGCTGTCGTCGGTGGCGACCGTCCACAAGCACGTCCACCAGCTCGTCGGGAAGGGCTGGCTGCGCAAGTCCTGGAACCGCGCGCGCTCGCTCGAGCCGGCCGGCGAGGAGGGGGTTCCCCAGGTGACCCTGCCGCTCCTGGGGACGGTCGCCGCCGGGACTCCGATCGAGCCGATCGAGATCGAGGAGCGCGTCGCCGTACCCGCCGGGCTGGTCCGGCGGCCCGACGCCTGCTTCGCCCTGCGCGTGCGCGGCGACTCGATGATCGACGAGCAGATCCGCGACGGCGACACCGTGGTGGTCGAGCGCCGCGCCGAGGCGCGCGACGGCGACACCGTGGTCGCGGTGCTGCGCGGGGAGGAAGCGACCCTGAAGCGCTTCCAGCGCCGGGGTGCGACGGTGCGGCTGCTCCCGGCCAACGCCCGGATGAAGCCGATCGAGGCGCCTGCCCGCGACGTCGAGATCCGCGGCGTGGTGCGTGCGCTGCTGCGGCGCTACTAG
- a CDS encoding glycosyltransferase family 2 protein yields MPAPARPAQPLVSVVVPVLDEEDCVVELARRVRAGWESAGVRGELLFVDDGSRDATPARLAALRAADADVKTIRFTRSFGHQAALSAGLRFARGDAVVTLDGDLQHPPERIPALVEAWRAGADVVQAVRRAQEERPPGWKERASRSFYGLMNRVSRTPIVPSGADFRLLDRRVVDALLGLEEHFVFMRGLVPWLGFAEARVWYEEQARFAGRSKYRLRPMLRLALDGLVSFSVLPLRAIGMLGAATAVLGLLFGLFALVAHATGRVEASGWTSLVVLVLVFGGVQLLSLGVVSEYVGRIYEEVKHRPRYVIDRVEGVEWP; encoded by the coding sequence ATGCCTGCTCCCGCCCGCCCCGCCCAGCCGCTGGTCTCCGTGGTCGTACCCGTGCTCGACGAGGAGGACTGCGTCGTCGAGCTCGCCCGCCGCGTGCGGGCAGGGTGGGAGAGCGCCGGCGTGCGCGGCGAGCTGCTCTTCGTCGACGACGGCAGCCGCGATGCGACACCCGCGCGCCTCGCGGCGCTGCGCGCAGCCGACGCCGACGTCAAGACGATCCGCTTCACCCGCTCCTTCGGCCACCAGGCCGCGCTCAGCGCCGGGCTACGCTTCGCGCGCGGGGACGCCGTCGTGACGCTCGATGGGGACCTCCAGCATCCACCCGAGCGGATCCCCGCGCTGGTCGAGGCCTGGCGCGCCGGGGCGGACGTGGTGCAGGCGGTGCGACGGGCCCAGGAGGAGCGCCCGCCGGGCTGGAAGGAGCGGGCGAGCCGCTCCTTCTACGGCCTCATGAACCGGGTCAGCCGCACGCCGATCGTGCCCTCCGGCGCCGACTTCCGGTTGCTCGACCGGCGTGTGGTGGACGCGCTGCTCGGCCTCGAGGAGCACTTCGTGTTCATGCGCGGCCTCGTGCCGTGGCTGGGCTTCGCCGAGGCGCGCGTCTGGTACGAGGAGCAGGCTCGCTTCGCGGGCCGCAGCAAATACCGGCTGCGGCCCATGCTGCGCCTCGCGCTCGACGGCCTGGTCTCGTTCTCGGTGCTGCCGCTGCGCGCGATCGGGATGCTCGGCGCCGCGACCGCCGTGCTGGGCCTGCTCTTCGGGCTCTTCGCCCTCGTGGCCCACGCCACCGGCCGGGTCGAAGCCAGCGGCTGGACGTCGCTGGTGGTGCTGGTGCTGGTCTTCGGCGGCGTGCAGCTGCTCTCGCTCGGTGTGGTGAGCGAGTACGTGGGGCGCATCTACGAGGAGGTCAAGCACCGGCCCCGCTACGTGATCGACCGGGTCGAGGGCGTGGAGTGGCCGTGA
- a CDS encoding 6-carboxytetrahydropterin synthase has product MDPRAPAEDRRVRLTRAVDFSASLRYALPGLSEEESLALFGPAARQHGHNYRLEVTIEGTPDPATGMVIDLKELKGVLEREIVARFDHRDLNRDTPWFEKQPPTPERFALVIHELLRAALGGLLHGLRLRQDDDLWVDVRAPEPVP; this is encoded by the coding sequence GTGGACCCCCGAGCCCCGGCCGAGGACCGCCGCGTCCGGCTCACCCGCGCCGTCGACTTCTCCGCGTCGCTCCGCTACGCGCTGCCGGGGTTGTCGGAGGAGGAGAGCCTCGCGCTCTTCGGCCCGGCCGCGCGCCAGCACGGCCACAACTACCGGCTCGAGGTCACGATCGAGGGGACCCCCGACCCCGCCACGGGAATGGTGATCGACCTGAAGGAGCTGAAGGGCGTGCTCGAGCGCGAGATCGTCGCCCGCTTCGACCACCGGGACCTGAACCGCGACACACCGTGGTTCGAGAAGCAGCCGCCGACCCCGGAGCGCTTCGCCCTCGTGATCCACGAGCTGCTGCGCGCGGCGCTCGGCGGGCTCCTCCACGGCCTGCGCCTGCGCCAGGACGACGACCTGTGGGTCGACGTCCGGGCGCCGGAGCCTGTGCCCTGA
- the folE gene encoding GTP cyclohydrolase I FolE, whose translation MSAERDPIEGLVASMLRELGEDPGREGLLRTPGRVARSWRFLTSGYEQDPIAILNNAVFEEGYDEMVLVKDIAFYSLCEHHLLPFFGRVHVAYIPDGRIVGLSKLPRMVGMFARRLQVQERLTTDIASALETVLRPKGIAVVAEAIHLCMMMRGVEQQNAFAITSSLRGVFSDDPKTRAEFMELIRHNKQAFA comes from the coding sequence TTGAGCGCAGAGCGGGATCCGATCGAAGGGTTGGTGGCGTCGATGCTCCGGGAGCTCGGAGAGGACCCCGGGCGGGAGGGGCTCCTCCGGACGCCCGGCCGCGTGGCGCGCTCGTGGCGCTTCCTGACCAGCGGCTACGAACAGGACCCGATCGCGATCCTCAACAACGCGGTGTTCGAGGAGGGCTACGACGAGATGGTCCTGGTCAAGGACATCGCGTTCTACAGCCTCTGCGAGCACCACCTGCTGCCGTTCTTCGGGCGCGTGCACGTCGCCTACATCCCGGACGGCCGGATCGTCGGGCTCTCGAAGCTGCCGCGCATGGTCGGGATGTTCGCGCGGCGGCTGCAGGTGCAGGAGCGGCTCACGACCGACATCGCGAGCGCGCTCGAGACGGTGCTGCGGCCGAAGGGGATCGCGGTCGTCGCCGAGGCGATCCACCTCTGCATGATGATGCGGGGCGTGGAGCAGCAGAACGCCTTTGCCATCACGAGCTCCCTGCGGGGAGTGTTCTCGGACGATCCCAAGACCCGCGCGGAGTTCATGGAGCTGATCCGCCACAACAAACAGGCCTTCGCGTAG
- a CDS encoding class I SAM-dependent methyltransferase, giving the protein MSCPVCRAPGAAPRLRKDGIEILSCAACGTGFWQPGPDFDPGALYGARYFEGADHAAGYDDYASLEGALRATFARRLGALGPPGRPGARLLDLGPAYGFAVAEARRAGWCAVGLELSLAAAARAAPVTGPGGIAVGNAQRAPFRDGSFDAVTLWDVLEHLAAPHAAIAEVARVLRPGGRLALTTGDVGSLVARVSGRRWHLYTLPEHLFFYSRDGLRRLLAAHGLRVIGMRAEGARYPIGYLVERLRKSLLGRTAQRPLRFPGAGLSLPVNLFDVVTVHAEREAA; this is encoded by the coding sequence GTGAGCTGTCCGGTATGCCGTGCGCCGGGGGCGGCGCCACGGCTGCGCAAGGACGGGATCGAGATCCTCTCCTGCGCCGCGTGTGGCACCGGCTTCTGGCAGCCGGGCCCCGACTTCGACCCGGGCGCCCTCTATGGCGCCCGCTACTTCGAGGGAGCGGACCACGCCGCCGGCTACGACGACTACGCCTCGCTCGAGGGCGCCCTGCGGGCGACCTTCGCACGGCGGCTGGGTGCGCTCGGCCCGCCCGGGCGGCCGGGCGCGCGGCTGCTCGACCTCGGGCCGGCCTACGGCTTCGCGGTGGCGGAGGCGCGCCGCGCCGGCTGGTGCGCGGTGGGGCTCGAGCTCTCGCTCGCGGCGGCGGCCCGGGCCGCGCCGGTGACGGGCCCCGGCGGCATCGCGGTGGGAAATGCGCAGCGCGCACCGTTTCGCGATGGCAGCTTCGACGCGGTGACGCTCTGGGACGTACTCGAGCACCTCGCGGCACCCCATGCGGCGATCGCCGAGGTGGCGCGCGTGCTGCGCCCGGGCGGCCGGCTCGCCCTCACCACCGGTGACGTCGGAAGCCTCGTCGCACGGGTGTCCGGCCGGCGCTGGCACCTCTACACGCTGCCCGAGCACCTCTTCTTCTACAGCCGTGACGGGCTGCGCAGGCTGCTCGCCGCCCACGGCCTGCGCGTGATCGGGATGCGTGCCGAGGGCGCGCGCTACCCGATCGGCTACCTGGTGGAGCGGCTGCGCAAGTCGCTGCTCGGGCGTACGGCGCAGCGCCCGCTGCGCTTCCCCGGCGCCGGGCTCTCCCTGCCGGTGAACCTCTTCGACGTCGTCACGGTGCACGCCGAGCGCGAGGCGGCATGA